From a region of the Streptomyces tirandamycinicus genome:
- a CDS encoding sensor histidine kinase, translated as MRTPRSTSGAEAPPPHPRPPAAAGVPALRGRRAHAGPPADERAEPGTAHGPAGPPRSEAARRPGERRHLRPRTVRAKIISLLMVPVVSLLALWGFATVTTAQDIARLRQLQDVENRVRGPVADAVYALQDERRAALRQITAPGSQRAADLRSRAKATDAALAALLLDPSHTVAEGGELPRDVGRRLSAFVAHGRQLAALRASVLDRRTGWDSAYEKYTAAIGAGFGVTGALAGVQDSGTGSDARVLLEFARAGEMLAREDALLTAARTAESFGSGRLRRFAGAVETRRALTESAAADLPPGERAAWRELTAQGAYRALRSAEDATAAAPAGRRAAAAVPAATWDSAHGAVRAGMRDIETSAWRGAADRADPVGQGVFTAAGAAVLLGLAAVAASLAISVRIGRALVVELVGLRNTALEIARHKLPQAMSRLRAGEDIDVRSEAPPGPPPLDEIAEVGEALSTVHRAALSAAVERAELSRGISGVFVNLARRSQVLVHRQLTLLDGMERRAEDPGELGDLFRLDHLTTRMRRHAESLIILSGAAPGRAWRMPVPLTNVVRAAVSEIEDYARVEVRQLPEAAVVGAAVADLTHLLAELVENAAQFSPPHTKVRVSGEPVGNGYALEIEDRGLGMGKEALADANRRIEESEALDLFDSDRLGLFVVSRLSARHDIRVELRTSPYGGTTAVVLIPTALLQSALPAGAAPPAAASHGAEHAPAREPATHSAPYAVPDPARAPARQGGQSPPGRPGPQGVEARSPGADPPPGVIALRLRDRTASPPPDGPRPENHRPENHRPESHRPGSDRPESHRPGSPRPGSSPAGPPARGDTPGKPSSADTGGLPRRVRQASLVPQLRAASQPEPADPARHDAPERTPEKVRDRMTAYRAGWARGGGAAPGSPTHTSAHRSEGDHR; from the coding sequence ATGCGCACACCGCGCAGCACATCCGGCGCCGAGGCGCCGCCCCCGCACCCGCGACCACCCGCGGCGGCCGGTGTCCCGGCGCTCCGCGGACGCCGCGCCCACGCCGGGCCGCCCGCGGACGAACGGGCCGAGCCCGGCACCGCCCACGGGCCCGCCGGCCCACCCCGCAGCGAGGCGGCACGACGTCCCGGGGAGCGCCGGCACCTGCGTCCCAGGACCGTACGCGCCAAGATCATCTCGCTGCTGATGGTCCCCGTCGTCTCCCTGCTCGCCCTCTGGGGGTTCGCCACCGTCACCACCGCGCAGGACATCGCCCGGCTCCGCCAGCTCCAGGACGTCGAGAACCGCGTCCGCGGACCCGTCGCCGACGCCGTGTACGCACTCCAGGACGAGCGCCGGGCCGCCCTCCGCCAGATCACCGCGCCCGGCTCCCAGCGCGCCGCCGACCTGCGATCGCGGGCGAAAGCCACCGACGCCGCGCTCGCCGCACTGCTGCTCGACCCGTCCCACACCGTCGCCGAGGGGGGCGAGCTGCCCCGCGACGTCGGCCGGCGGCTGTCCGCGTTCGTCGCACACGGCCGCCAACTCGCTGCCCTCCGCGCCTCCGTGCTCGACCGCCGGACTGGCTGGGACAGCGCGTACGAGAAGTACACGGCGGCCATCGGCGCGGGCTTCGGCGTCACCGGCGCCCTCGCCGGCGTCCAGGACTCCGGCACGGGTTCGGACGCACGCGTGCTGCTCGAGTTCGCCAGGGCCGGGGAGATGCTCGCACGGGAGGACGCGCTGCTCACGGCCGCCCGGACCGCCGAGTCGTTCGGCTCCGGCCGACTGCGGCGGTTCGCCGGTGCCGTGGAGACCCGCCGCGCGCTCACCGAGTCCGCCGCGGCCGACCTGCCCCCGGGCGAGCGGGCCGCCTGGCGCGAGCTCACCGCCCAGGGCGCCTACCGGGCCCTGAGGTCCGCCGAGGACGCCACCGCCGCCGCCCCGGCCGGACGCCGCGCGGCCGCGGCCGTGCCCGCCGCCACCTGGGACTCCGCCCACGGCGCCGTCCGCGCCGGCATGCGGGACATCGAGACGAGCGCGTGGCGCGGCGCGGCGGACCGTGCCGACCCGGTCGGGCAGGGCGTGTTCACCGCCGCCGGAGCCGCGGTCCTTCTCGGACTCGCCGCGGTGGCGGCCTCCCTCGCCATCTCCGTACGCATCGGCCGTGCCCTCGTCGTCGAACTCGTCGGACTCCGCAACACCGCCCTGGAGATCGCCCGGCACAAACTGCCGCAGGCCATGAGCCGGCTCCGCGCAGGCGAGGACATCGACGTCCGGTCCGAGGCGCCGCCCGGGCCGCCCCCGCTGGACGAGATCGCCGAGGTCGGCGAGGCTCTGTCCACCGTGCACCGCGCCGCGCTGAGCGCCGCCGTCGAACGCGCCGAACTCAGCCGCGGCATCTCCGGAGTGTTCGTCAACCTCGCCCGCCGCAGCCAGGTGCTGGTCCACCGGCAGCTCACCCTGCTCGACGGCATGGAACGCCGGGCCGAGGACCCCGGTGAACTGGGCGACCTGTTCCGCCTCGACCATCTGACGACCCGTATGCGGCGACACGCGGAGAGCCTCATCATCCTGTCCGGCGCCGCACCGGGCCGGGCGTGGCGGATGCCCGTGCCGCTCACCAACGTCGTCCGCGCCGCGGTGTCCGAGATCGAGGACTACGCGAGGGTCGAGGTGCGGCAGCTTCCGGAGGCCGCCGTGGTCGGGGCCGCGGTCGCCGACCTCACCCACCTGCTGGCCGAACTCGTCGAGAACGCCGCACAGTTCTCGCCACCGCACACCAAGGTCAGGGTCAGCGGCGAGCCCGTCGGCAACGGCTACGCGCTGGAGATCGAGGACCGGGGACTCGGCATGGGCAAGGAGGCCCTCGCGGACGCCAACCGCCGCATCGAGGAGTCGGAGGCGCTCGACCTCTTCGACAGCGACCGGCTGGGCCTGTTCGTCGTCAGCCGGCTGTCCGCCCGCCACGACATCAGGGTCGAACTGCGGACCTCGCCGTACGGGGGGACCACGGCCGTCGTCCTGATCCCCACCGCGCTGCTGCAGAGCGCCCTGCCGGCAGGCGCCGCACCGCCCGCGGCCGCGAGCCACGGGGCCGAACACGCTCCGGCACGGGAGCCCGCGACACACTCCGCCCCCTACGCCGTGCCGGACCCGGCCCGGGCTCCGGCGCGGCAGGGCGGGCAGTCCCCGCCGGGGCGGCCCGGCCCGCAGGGCGTCGAGGCCCGGTCCCCGGGGGCGGATCCCCCGCCGGGAGTCATCGCCCTGAGGCTGCGCGACCGTACCGCGTCACCACCCCCCGACGGTCCCCGTCCCGAGAACCACCGCCCCGAGAACCACCGCCCCGAGAGTCACCGCCCCGGGAGTGACCGTCCCGAGAGCCACCGCCCCGGGAGTCCCCGTCCCGGGAGTTCCCCCGCAGGCCCACCGGCCCGGGGCGACACCCCCGGGAAACCCTCCTCTGCGGACACGGGCGGCCTGCCGCGCCGCGTCAGGCAGGCCAGCCTCGTCCCCCAGCTGCGCGCGGCCTCGCAGCCCGAACCGGCGGACCCGGCCCGGCACGACGCACCGGAACGCACCCCCGAAAAGGTCAGGGACCGGATGACCGCCTATCGCGCCGGCTGGGCCCGCGGCGGCGGCGCCGCCCCGGGCAGTCCCACCCACACGAGCGCTCACCGCAGCGAAGGAGACCACAGATGA
- a CDS encoding class I SAM-dependent methyltransferase, giving the protein MTDDHRHVQEFFGVRAAGWDTRFPDDGPAFAAGVAALAPRPGGVVLDAGCGTGRALPVLREAVGPHGTVVGVDLTPEMLGAAVRAGRGRDAALLLADAARLPLHTASVDAVFASGLIAHLPNPADDLRELARVVRSGGRLALVHPIGRAALADRQGRRLTPGDLRAEPNLRPLLAASGWRLVSYVDEEALFLALAVREG; this is encoded by the coding sequence ATGACCGACGACCACAGGCATGTCCAGGAGTTCTTCGGCGTCCGCGCCGCCGGCTGGGACACACGGTTCCCCGACGACGGACCCGCCTTCGCCGCGGGTGTCGCGGCGCTTGCCCCGAGGCCCGGCGGTGTGGTCCTGGACGCCGGCTGCGGCACCGGACGCGCGCTCCCCGTCCTGCGCGAGGCCGTTGGACCGCACGGCACGGTCGTCGGCGTCGACCTGACTCCCGAGATGCTGGGAGCTGCGGTGCGCGCCGGGCGCGGCCGTGACGCCGCGCTGCTGCTCGCCGACGCGGCCCGGCTGCCGCTGCACACGGCGTCGGTGGACGCGGTGTTCGCCTCGGGGTTGATAGCGCACCTGCCGAATCCGGCCGACGATCTGCGTGAACTGGCCCGGGTGGTGCGCTCGGGCGGCCGACTCGCGCTGGTGCACCCCATCGGCCGGGCCGCTCTGGCCGACCGTCAGGGCCGCCGGCTCACGCCCGGCGATCTGCGCGCCGAGCCCAACCTCCGCCCCCTGCTGGCCGCTTCGGGATGGCGGCTGGTCTCGTACGTCGACGAGGAGGCGCTGTTCCTCGCCCTGGCGGTACGGGAGGGCTGA
- the exaC gene encoding acetaldehyde dehydrogenase ExaC: MTRYAAPGTEGAIVTYASRYDHWIGGEFVAPARGQYFENPSPVNGKAFTEIARGTAEDVERALDAAHAAAPGWGSTAPDARANTLLRIADRMEAHLEELAVAETWENGKPVRETLAADIPLAIDHFRYFAGVLRAQEGSLSEIDDDTVAYHFHEPLGVVAQIIPWNFPILMAVWKLAPALAAGNAVVLKPAEQTPASVHYWMSLVADLLPPGVVNIVNGFGAEAGKPLASSPRVAKVAFTGETTTGRLIMQYAAENIKPVTLELGGKSPNIFFDDIWSADDELRDKALEGFTMFALNQGEVCTCPSRALIQRGHYGDFLDAGIARTEAIVPGHPLDTDTMIGAQASNDQLQKILSYLDIGQQEGAKILTGGQRIEYGGELAGGYYVQPTIFEGDNRMRVFQEEIFGPVVAVTSFADFDDAIRTANDTLYGLGAGVWTRDVNQAYRAGRAIQAGRVWTNCYHAYPAHAAFGGYKQSGIGRETHKMMLDHYQQTKNLLVSYSPKKLGFF, translated from the coding sequence ATGACCCGCTACGCCGCGCCCGGCACCGAGGGTGCGATCGTCACGTACGCGTCCCGCTACGACCACTGGATCGGCGGCGAGTTCGTGGCGCCCGCCCGCGGCCAGTACTTCGAGAACCCGAGCCCCGTCAACGGGAAGGCGTTCACCGAGATCGCCCGCGGCACGGCCGAGGACGTCGAGCGGGCCCTGGACGCGGCGCACGCGGCGGCCCCCGGCTGGGGCAGCACCGCCCCGGACGCCAGGGCCAACACCCTGCTGAGGATCGCCGACCGGATGGAGGCGCATCTGGAGGAGCTCGCGGTCGCGGAGACCTGGGAGAACGGCAAGCCGGTCCGGGAGACGCTGGCGGCCGACATCCCGCTGGCCATCGACCACTTCCGGTACTTCGCCGGTGTGCTGCGCGCCCAGGAGGGGTCGCTCAGCGAGATCGACGACGACACCGTCGCCTACCACTTCCACGAACCGCTCGGCGTGGTCGCTCAGATCATCCCGTGGAACTTCCCCATCCTGATGGCCGTCTGGAAGCTGGCCCCTGCCCTGGCCGCAGGCAACGCGGTGGTGCTCAAGCCCGCCGAGCAGACGCCCGCGTCCGTCCACTACTGGATGAGCCTCGTCGCCGACCTGCTGCCGCCGGGAGTGGTGAACATCGTCAACGGTTTCGGTGCGGAGGCGGGCAAACCCCTGGCGTCGAGCCCGCGGGTGGCGAAGGTCGCGTTCACCGGCGAGACCACGACGGGGCGGCTGATCATGCAGTACGCCGCGGAGAACATCAAGCCCGTCACACTGGAGCTGGGCGGCAAGTCGCCGAACATCTTCTTCGACGACATCTGGTCGGCCGACGACGAGCTGAGGGACAAGGCGCTGGAGGGCTTCACCATGTTCGCCCTCAACCAGGGCGAGGTGTGCACGTGTCCGTCGCGGGCGCTGATCCAGCGCGGCCACTACGGCGACTTCCTGGACGCCGGTATCGCGCGTACCGAGGCGATCGTCCCGGGCCACCCCCTCGACACGGACACGATGATCGGGGCGCAGGCCTCCAACGACCAGCTGCAGAAGATCCTTTCGTATCTGGACATCGGACAGCAGGAGGGCGCGAAGATCCTCACGGGTGGTCAGCGCATCGAGTACGGCGGTGAGCTGGCCGGTGGCTACTACGTCCAGCCGACGATCTTCGAGGGCGACAACCGGATGCGGGTCTTCCAGGAGGAGATCTTCGGGCCGGTCGTCGCGGTCACCTCGTTCGCCGACTTCGACGACGCGATCAGGACGGCGAACGACACCCTCTACGGCCTCGGTGCCGGTGTCTGGACGCGCGACGTCAACCAGGCCTACCGCGCCGGCCGAGCGATCCAGGCGGGCCGGGTCTGGACCAACTGCTACCACGCCTACCCCGCCCACGCCGCCTTCGGCGGCTACAAGCAGTCCGGCATCGGCCGTGAGACGCACAAGATGATGCTGGACCACTACCAGCAGACGAAGAACCTGCTGGTGTCGTACTCGCCGAAGAAGCTGGGCTTTTTCTAG
- a CDS encoding VanW family protein, whose translation MARGTRASGNRRSVLTVAGGAAVLAAGGLYAAGLAAGDVPDGTRVRGVEIGGMSRPEAQRTLDRELPGTFAAPLTLRIGDRVEEAEPAALGLSVDTAATAGSAVSDSLDPVSVVGRLFSAENREIEPVIRVDEQKNRAAIARLAAAAERKVRDGAISFENGRAAAVTPVTGTSLVKDRAEDVLRDGYGRADRSPVVMPVKQTAPRTDRAETERAMNDFAVPAMSGPVTLTLDGRAVTIGPSALGRHLAMTPGAGGRLAPSLDAKGLLNDPEVSAQMREVAQSPRDAELGLDGDRVVVTRQARVGHQVDARDFGKAVLPLLTREGAARTGGIPAKVVQPEFTGESARSLGIKEKVSSFTVEFPTAPYRVTNIARAVERIDGSVVLPGKEWSFDRTVGERTKENGFVDGIMINDGQYVKSPGGGVSAVATTMFNAVFFAGVKPVEYGAHSFYIERYPEGREATVAWGTLDLRWLNDSGNAVYVKAESTDTSVTISFLGTKKYDEVRATKGPRTHVKEPGTRKGSGPECEAQTPLEGFDVTVGRHFVKDGREVGRENFTTHYTPRDEVVCAPEKPAPGKGADEPKAAAEDADATEPQ comes from the coding sequence ATGGCACGCGGAACCCGCGCATCCGGCAACCGGCGGTCCGTTCTGACCGTCGCGGGCGGAGCGGCCGTCCTTGCCGCAGGCGGTCTGTACGCGGCGGGACTGGCGGCCGGGGACGTCCCCGACGGCACCCGGGTGCGGGGGGTGGAGATCGGCGGCATGAGCCGGCCGGAAGCCCAGCGGACCCTGGACCGGGAACTGCCCGGTACGTTCGCCGCTCCGCTCACCCTCCGGATCGGCGACCGGGTCGAGGAGGCGGAGCCGGCCGCGCTCGGCCTGTCCGTCGACACGGCGGCGACCGCGGGCAGCGCCGTCAGCGACTCGCTCGACCCCGTCAGCGTCGTCGGGAGGCTCTTCAGCGCGGAGAATCGGGAGATCGAGCCCGTGATACGCGTCGACGAGCAGAAGAACCGGGCCGCGATCGCACGCCTGGCCGCGGCCGCCGAGCGGAAGGTGCGCGACGGCGCCATATCGTTCGAGAACGGCAGGGCGGCGGCCGTCACGCCGGTCACCGGCACGTCCCTGGTGAAGGACCGCGCCGAGGACGTTCTCCGGGACGGCTATGGGCGCGCGGACCGTTCGCCGGTCGTGATGCCGGTGAAGCAGACGGCTCCGCGCACGGACCGCGCCGAGACCGAGCGGGCCATGAACGACTTCGCCGTGCCCGCGATGTCCGGACCCGTCACGCTCACCCTCGACGGCAGGGCCGTGACCATCGGCCCGTCGGCCCTCGGCCGCCATCTGGCCATGACGCCGGGCGCCGGCGGACGGCTCGCCCCGTCCCTCGACGCCAAGGGGCTGCTCAACGACCCCGAGGTCTCGGCCCAGATGCGCGAAGTCGCGCAGAGCCCGCGCGACGCGGAACTCGGGCTCGACGGCGACCGGGTCGTCGTGACCCGGCAGGCCCGCGTCGGCCACCAGGTCGACGCGCGGGACTTCGGCAAGGCGGTGCTCCCCCTGCTGACCCGCGAGGGCGCGGCGCGCACCGGCGGGATCCCGGCGAAGGTCGTCCAGCCGGAGTTCACGGGCGAGTCCGCCCGGAGCCTCGGGATCAAGGAGAAGGTCTCCTCGTTCACCGTCGAGTTCCCCACCGCGCCCTACCGGGTCACCAACATCGCCCGGGCCGTGGAGCGCATCGACGGCTCCGTCGTCCTGCCGGGCAAGGAGTGGAGCTTCGACCGGACGGTCGGCGAGCGCACCAAGGAGAACGGCTTCGTCGACGGCATCATGATCAACGACGGCCAGTATGTGAAGTCCCCCGGCGGCGGCGTCTCGGCCGTCGCGACGACCATGTTCAACGCCGTGTTCTTCGCGGGCGTCAAGCCGGTGGAGTACGGGGCCCACTCGTTCTACATCGAGCGCTACCCGGAGGGCCGCGAGGCCACCGTGGCGTGGGGCACCCTCGATCTGCGATGGCTCAACGACTCCGGCAACGCCGTCTATGTGAAGGCCGAGTCCACGGACACCTCGGTCACCATCTCCTTCCTCGGCACGAAGAAGTACGACGAGGTACGCGCGACCAAGGGACCGCGCACCCACGTCAAGGAGCCGGGCACCCGCAAGGGCAGCGGCCCCGAGTGCGAGGCCCAGACGCCGCTCGAGGGCTTCGACGTCACCGTCGGACGGCACTTCGTCAAGGACGGCCGCGAGGTCGGCCGGGAGAACTTCACGACCCACTACACGCCTCGCGACGAGGTCGTCTGCGCCCCGGAGAAGCCCGCCCCGGGCAAGGGCGCCGATGAGCCGAAGGCCGCGGCCGAGGACGCGGACGCCACCGAGCCGCAGTGA
- a CDS encoding tannase/feruloyl esterase family alpha/beta hydrolase: MRLSRTSRRAPVLAALLLALTSTSFAGAGPAQAGAPTGHCARQDRLDVPGAAHQRSACLVDLTTAGLAGTPYTDMADQAGLAAAGTRNPSGVPGVQIDGYFPDGSRLNRTHGWDHDAQFVIRLPDRWNGGLVVTGAPGTRRQYATDALISDHVLAQGYAYAATDKGNTGPDFFTDGRSPGDAVAEWNRRVTELTLAAKIAARQRYGRAPARTYMTGISNGGYLTRWQLENRPGLYDGGVDWEGALWTTRGPNLLTDLPVTVARSLGQAGDEDLLAAGFAPGSEFLWPYHEKVYWGLTQKVFRAEFDPAYDRNCPGASAGSTPEQIFSACPSDAAYDLASRPASVRKALAKVALTGRIGKPMITLHGDLDTLLPIRQDSDVYAGMVGDRGRAALHRYYAVEAGTHTDALYDTYPDRLRPILPCYRSAFAALTAWVEKGTAPPADRRIPRPADGDVVNSCALG; the protein is encoded by the coding sequence ATGCGTCTGTCCCGTACGTCCCGGAGAGCACCGGTACTCGCCGCGCTGCTCCTGGCACTCACCTCCACGTCCTTCGCCGGTGCCGGCCCGGCGCAGGCAGGGGCGCCGACCGGGCATTGTGCCCGTCAGGACCGGCTCGACGTGCCCGGCGCCGCGCACCAGCGGTCGGCCTGCCTCGTGGATCTGACGACGGCCGGGCTTGCCGGCACGCCGTACACCGACATGGCGGACCAGGCGGGACTCGCGGCGGCCGGCACGCGCAACCCCTCCGGGGTGCCGGGCGTCCAGATCGACGGCTACTTCCCCGACGGCTCCCGACTCAACCGGACCCACGGCTGGGACCACGACGCCCAGTTCGTCATCAGGCTGCCCGACAGGTGGAACGGGGGGCTGGTGGTCACGGGCGCCCCGGGGACCCGCCGCCAGTACGCGACCGACGCTCTGATCTCCGACCACGTACTGGCCCAGGGGTACGCCTACGCCGCCACCGACAAGGGCAACACCGGACCGGACTTCTTCACCGACGGCCGCTCCCCCGGGGACGCCGTCGCCGAATGGAACCGGCGGGTGACCGAGCTGACCCTGGCGGCGAAGATCGCCGCCCGGCAGCGCTACGGCCGCGCACCGGCCCGTACGTACATGACGGGCATCTCCAACGGCGGATACCTGACGCGCTGGCAGCTGGAGAACCGTCCCGGTCTCTACGACGGGGGCGTGGACTGGGAGGGCGCCCTGTGGACCACACGCGGTCCGAACCTGCTGACCGACCTGCCGGTCACGGTGGCCCGCAGCCTCGGTCAGGCCGGTGACGAGGATCTGCTGGCGGCCGGTTTCGCACCCGGCTCGGAGTTCCTGTGGCCGTACCACGAGAAGGTGTACTGGGGTCTGACGCAGAAGGTCTTCCGTGCCGAGTTCGACCCCGCGTACGACCGGAACTGCCCCGGCGCCTCGGCCGGCTCCACCCCCGAGCAGATCTTCTCGGCCTGCCCCTCCGACGCCGCCTACGACCTCGCCTCACGTCCCGCCTCGGTACGGAAGGCGCTGGCGAAGGTGGCGCTCACGGGCCGGATCGGCAAGCCGATGATCACGCTGCACGGTGATCTCGACACCCTGCTGCCGATCCGGCAGGACTCCGACGTGTACGCGGGGATGGTCGGCGACCGGGGGCGCGCCGCGCTGCACCGCTACTACGCGGTCGAAGCGGGCACCCACACCGACGCCCTGTACGACACCTATCCGGACCGCCTGCGTCCGATCCTGCCGTGCTACCGGTCGGCGTTCGCCGCGCTGACCGCCTGGGTGGAGAAGGGCACGGCACCGCCCGCGGACCGGAGGATCCCGCGGCCCGCGGACGGCGATGTGGTGAACTCCTGTGCTCTGGGCTGA
- a CDS encoding GAF domain-containing protein, whose amino-acid sequence MTDPWVALEPGGDAGRRAGALRRAHERFTTAGRVEADVRPVVAESWRRCARARVAPEGRASVELRDDELAVYRDGHPLSRVMPVIRELTGAYAVDGEHLVAVCDAQARLLWVEGHRGTRELAGRMNFVEGARWAEAVAGTNAPGTALTVDRPVQVFAAEHFQRPVQDWTCAAAPVHDPHSGRLLGAVDITGGNRLAHPHSLAFVGAVARAAESQLALLSPRPPGGTARLTALGRDEALLVLEGRRVRLSRRHSEIVVVLAHRPEGLSGDELLLELYEDERITPVTLRAELSRLRAVLGPRLLESRPYRLGASVDADFDTVGRRLASGAVAAALGEYTGPLLPASRAPGVARLRERLRDQLRTAVIARGDPGLLADWAYSPWGEDDLAVWRALAAALPEHRRPAAQARARALDREYGRADGAAALGREYGNGDATLGREYGNGGEGEGGARAPFGNPW is encoded by the coding sequence TTGACGGACCCATGGGTGGCACTGGAGCCCGGGGGCGATGCCGGGCGGCGTGCCGGTGCGCTGCGCCGGGCGCACGAGCGGTTCACCACGGCGGGCCGGGTGGAGGCGGATGTACGGCCCGTGGTGGCCGAGTCGTGGCGGCGCTGCGCGCGGGCCCGGGTCGCCCCGGAGGGCCGGGCGAGCGTGGAGCTCCGTGACGACGAACTGGCGGTGTACCGGGACGGGCATCCGCTGTCCCGGGTGATGCCCGTGATCCGGGAGCTGACCGGCGCGTACGCCGTCGACGGCGAGCACCTGGTCGCGGTGTGCGACGCGCAGGCGCGGCTGCTCTGGGTCGAGGGCCACCGCGGGACGCGGGAGCTGGCCGGGCGGATGAACTTCGTGGAGGGGGCCCGCTGGGCCGAGGCGGTGGCGGGGACGAACGCGCCGGGCACGGCCCTCACCGTCGACCGTCCGGTGCAGGTGTTCGCGGCGGAGCACTTCCAGCGCCCGGTACAGGACTGGACGTGCGCCGCGGCCCCGGTCCACGACCCGCACAGCGGCCGGCTGCTGGGCGCGGTCGACATCACCGGCGGGAACCGGCTGGCGCATCCCCACAGTCTGGCGTTCGTCGGCGCGGTGGCGCGGGCCGCCGAGTCGCAGCTGGCACTGCTGTCGCCCCGGCCCCCCGGAGGCACGGCGCGGCTGACGGCGCTGGGCCGGGACGAGGCACTGCTGGTCCTGGAGGGCCGCAGGGTGCGGCTGAGCCGGCGGCACAGCGAGATCGTCGTGGTGCTCGCCCACCGCCCCGAGGGGCTGAGCGGCGACGAGCTGCTGCTCGAGCTGTACGAGGACGAGCGCATCACCCCGGTCACGTTGCGGGCCGAGCTGTCCCGGCTGCGCGCAGTGCTCGGCCCCCGGCTGCTGGAGTCCCGTCCCTACCGGCTGGGCGCCTCCGTCGACGCCGACTTCGACACCGTGGGGCGCCGGCTCGCCTCGGGTGCCGTCGCTGCTGCCCTCGGCGAGTACACCGGGCCGCTGCTGCCCGCTTCCCGGGCGCCCGGCGTGGCGCGACTGCGCGAGCGGCTGCGGGACCAGCTGCGCACCGCGGTGATCGCCCGCGGCGACCCGGGCCTGCTGGCGGACTGGGCGTACAGCCCGTGGGGCGAGGACGACCTCGCCGTCTGGCGGGCCCTGGCCGCCGCCCTGCCCGAGCACCGCCGCCCCGCCGCGCAGGCACGGGCCCGGGCCCTGGACCGGGAGTACGGGAGGGCGGACGGGGCCGCCGCCCTCGGCCGGGAGTACGGGAACGGGGACGCGACCCTCGGCCGGGAGTACGGGAACGGGGGCGAGGGCGAGGGCGGGGCCCGAGCGCCCTTCGGGAACCCGTGGTGA
- a CDS encoding MHYT domain-containing protein has protein sequence MGHLDHATFGWLTPVLSYAMACIGAALGLRCTVRALDATGRSRRNWLLTAASAIGTGIWTMHFVAMLGFGVTGTDIRYNVPLTILSLVVAVAVVGVGVFAVGHSRERVRALLLGGLTTGLGVASMHYLGMAALRLHGDVSYDPLLVVLSVVIAVVAATAALWAALNIRSPRAVAVASLVMGAAVSSMHYTGMFAVRVGVAPSDAALPGATTMQFIFPLAVGLGAYLFLTSAFVALTPTARERAAYASAGRSGESELAEQAEYAEHAGPAPAPTTS, from the coding sequence ATGGGACACCTGGACCACGCCACGTTCGGCTGGCTGACCCCCGTGCTGTCGTACGCGATGGCCTGCATCGGCGCCGCCCTGGGGCTGCGCTGCACCGTGCGCGCGCTCGACGCGACCGGCCGCTCCCGGCGCAACTGGCTCCTCACCGCGGCCTCCGCCATCGGCACCGGCATCTGGACGATGCACTTCGTCGCGATGCTCGGCTTCGGCGTCACCGGCACCGACATCCGCTACAACGTCCCGCTCACGATCCTCAGCCTGGTCGTCGCCGTGGCCGTGGTCGGCGTGGGGGTCTTCGCCGTCGGCCACAGCCGCGAACGCGTCCGCGCCCTGCTGCTGGGCGGGCTGACCACCGGACTGGGCGTCGCCAGCATGCACTACCTCGGAATGGCGGCGCTCCGGCTGCACGGGGACGTCAGCTACGATCCGCTGCTCGTCGTCCTTTCCGTCGTCATCGCGGTGGTCGCCGCGACCGCCGCCCTGTGGGCCGCGCTGAACATCAGGTCGCCCCGCGCGGTCGCCGTCGCCTCGCTCGTCATGGGTGCGGCGGTCAGCAGCATGCACTACACCGGCATGTTCGCCGTGAGGGTGGGCGTCGCGCCCTCGGACGCGGCGCTGCCCGGCGCCACGACGATGCAGTTCATCTTCCCGCTCGCCGTCGGCCTGGGGGCGTACCTCTTCCTCACGTCCGCTTTCGTCGCGCTCACCCCCACGGCACGCGAACGGGCCGCCTACGCCTCGGCCGGGCGGAGCGGCGAGTCCGAGCTTGCCGAGCAGGCCGAGTACGCCGAGCACGCCGGTCCCGCACCGGCACCGACCACGTCGTAG
- a CDS encoding roadblock/LC7 domain-containing protein, translating into MIDHERSLHPRSGELDWLLDDLVLRVGEVRHAVVLSNDGLAVGASGGLTREDAEHLAAVSSGFHSLAKGAGRHFRTGQVRQTMVEMDDGFLFVAAAGEGSCLAVLSSVTADVGLIAYEMARLVKRVGEHLGSPPRTSTPPPAAG; encoded by the coding sequence ATGATCGACCACGAGAGGAGCCTCCACCCCCGCTCCGGTGAGCTCGACTGGCTGCTCGACGACCTGGTGCTGCGGGTGGGCGAGGTCCGCCACGCCGTCGTGCTCTCCAACGACGGCCTCGCCGTCGGCGCGTCCGGCGGTCTCACCCGGGAGGACGCCGAGCATCTCGCCGCCGTCTCCTCCGGGTTCCACAGCCTTGCCAAGGGCGCCGGGCGCCACTTCCGCACCGGCCAGGTCCGGCAGACGATGGTCGAGATGGACGACGGTTTCCTCTTCGTCGCCGCCGCCGGCGAGGGCTCCTGCCTCGCCGTCCTCAGCTCCGTCACCGCCGATGTGGGGCTGATCGCCTACGAGATGGCGCGGCTCGTCAAGCGCGTCGGCGAGCACCTGGGCAGCCCGCCGCGCACGTCCACGCCGCCACCCGCCGCCGGCTGA